The genomic window AAGCCCCTGGCCGCTCGCGGGCAGGGGCTTTTTTTATCCATAGCAAGAAGGAATTCCATAAGTGAACAAACCCAAAGCTTACATCGGTATCGATAAAGATATAAATGGCGGCATGACACCTATCGGCAAAGTTATTCGAGACGCTTGGGTATTTGGTTTGATTCCGGAAACCCAGACCTGTGAAGGCTGGACACAACAGGCCGTTGAGGCGTTAATGCACAAAGTAAACGCCGAATGGGATAAATATGGTTGCATGGTTAGATGTTTGCCTACTGAACTGTTCGAAAAGCATCAACGCATTCACGGCGACGCTGTAAAGAAAGCCAACCAGGCTGGTTGGAATGGAAACGTCGAGACCGATGACGAAGAATAAAAGGTTTTCTGATTAACCCATTATCCATACCAGGTTAATCAGAATGTCTTTCATCTAAACTTTCAAGAAATCGAAGGTGCACTATGTCTAAACAAAATAGCGTAGATCCAGATCAATACAAAGTTAAATCAGAACCATTTTATAAGCCTGTTGCCAACGAAGTTGAAATGTATGAAGCAGCATACGCGGCACGCATGCCAGTTATGCTCAAAGGCCCTACCGGTTGCGGTAAATCACGTTTCGTTGAATATATGGCTTATCGTTTAGGCCGTCCATTGATCACCGTCGCGTGTAATGAAGACATGACAGCATCCGATCTTGTTGGCCGATTCCTTCTCGATAAAGACGGTACTGTTTGGCAAGATGGGCCCCTGACTATGGCAGCGCGCATAGGTGCAATTTGTTACCTGGATGAAGTGGTTGAAGCGCGCCAGGATACTACCGTTGTTATCCACCCACTGACTGACCACCGTCGTACGCTGCCACTAGACAAAAAGGGTGAGTTGATCGAAGCCCATCCTGATTTCCAACTGGTTATTTCCTACAACCCTGGATATCAAAGTCTAATGAAGGATCTCAAGCAATCAACCAAACAACGTTTTGGCGCTTTGGATTTCGATTATCCATCGGAAGAAATCGAAACAGAAATCGTTGCTAAGGAAACCGACATTGACAAGGAAACTGCGCACAAGCTGGTGCAGATCGCACATCGCGCGCGCAATCTGAAAGGACATGGCCTGGATGAAGGTATATCCACCCGTCTTCTGGTTTACGCGGGTCAACTAATACAGAAAGGTGTCGATCCTATTGCTGCCTGCAGCATGACACTGGTTCGTCCTCTAACAGACGACCCAGATATGCGTGAGACATTGGATGCAGCCGTCGGTACCTTCTTCTAAGCAGATATTGGATTTGCGTAGCAAGCTATCTGGAAAAGACTAAGTAACCCGGTTAGCAAATGGCGTCAGTCGTCTGCTTGCCGGGTGTAAAAACTGAAAGGTTTAACTATTGTCTTATGCGCTTTCTC from Gammaproteobacteria bacterium includes these protein-coding regions:
- a CDS encoding CbbQ/NirQ/NorQ/GpvN family protein, translating into MSKQNSVDPDQYKVKSEPFYKPVANEVEMYEAAYAARMPVMLKGPTGCGKSRFVEYMAYRLGRPLITVACNEDMTASDLVGRFLLDKDGTVWQDGPLTMAARIGAICYLDEVVEARQDTTVVIHPLTDHRRTLPLDKKGELIEAHPDFQLVISYNPGYQSLMKDLKQSTKQRFGALDFDYPSEEIETEIVAKETDIDKETAHKLVQIAHRARNLKGHGLDEGISTRLLVYAGQLIQKGVDPIAACSMTLVRPLTDDPDMRETLDAAVGTFF